GATCCGGTGCACCAAAATATCCCTGCACTTCATCAAAGTAGTTGGCGCCCGAAGCGACAAAATCCGGTGTATCGTATCCGACGGTCGGCGCACGCCGGACGCGGCGCTGACCTACCAGATACTGCCAGGCTTGGCGGTACTGCTTCGGGTCGATGCTGTCGTGGATAACCAGCGACTCACCTACCTTGAAGGCAGGCGCAGTGGTGCTGAACCGCTGGAGGAAATACTTCCCGTTCCATTCTTTCGCGGAACCTTCCTTATAGTAATAAGGAAAATCCCAAAAGTTGTCGTTACGCGTCGCAAGCGTACGGGTTCCATCGGCGGTAATAAGGAGGTTTTTGAATCCGTACTCGATGGCTTCAGCCTCAATACGCAAAAGGTAGTTCCAGACGATCTCCTTCCCGGATTTAGGAATTGGAAACGGGATGCCGCCGTAGCAACCCTCCATGGAGTTGCCATTGTCGGTCGGTTTGCAGTCGGTGGCGTTTTTTAAGGTATTTTCATATACATACTGGGGCGCCGCCGAGGTGCGATGCGTGGGATAGACGTCGATGCGGAAGGTGTCAGGGTATTTTTGGAATAAAGCCTGAGTCCCGGGCGTGAGCTTGTCGGCATATTCTGCCATATTAGCAGCCGTGATCTTGATAAGCGGTTTCTCGTCAGAGAACAGCTTTACGGGAACGTCTCCCTTGGTCTTTCCCGGAACCGAGGTGATTCCGCCATCCCATTCCGGGATGGTTCCCTCCTGGTTGC
This is a stretch of genomic DNA from Desulfuromonas sp. TF. It encodes these proteins:
- a CDS encoding DUF1329 domain-containing protein, whose protein sequence is MKKILLAALAVTLFMGGQHGYGAVPAEEAALLKTKLTPLGGERAGNQEGTIPEWDGGITSVPGKTKGDVPVKLFSDEKPLIKITAANMAEYADKLTPGTQALFQKYPDTFRIDVYPTHRTSAAPQYVYENTLKNATDCKPTDNGNSMEGCYGGIPFPIPKSGKEIVWNYLLRIEAEAIEYGFKNLLITADGTRTLATRNDNFWDFPYYYKEGSAKEWNGKYFLQRFSTTAPAFKVGESLVIHDSIDPKQYRQAWQYLVGQRRVRRAPTVGYDTPDFVASGANYFDEVQGYFGAPDRYDWKIVGKQEMYIPYNNNELVTSSVDEGYAERHFNPDKMRWEMHRVWVVEGNIAESKRHAVPKRRLYFDEDSWIMVLMDGYDANGTLWRTSQMTPFVVPKIPAMVVKPVIVFNLQANTASTVQGLMDETYRVVKRKPADFYTGEAVAADSMR